A single window of Planctomycetaceae bacterium DNA harbors:
- a CDS encoding Sir2 family NAD-dependent protein deacetylase produces MTLRLNDDDIVEAAELISRWLAEARSTVAFSGAGISTESGIPDFRSPGGVWSRHRTVYFDEFCHSAEARYEYWQQKAEAHRDFAAAVPNITHQTLAAWESAQKLRGIVTQNIDGLHQQAGSRNVLELHGTARRIACLDCAWQEAADSWVQRFLAEDRVPDCPDCGGRLKHATVSFGQSLPADVLQAAARWAREADLFLTLGSSLVVEPAASLPRIAKQSGAHLVILNRDETPLDSIADLVVNAPLGAVFQAISNLCQD; encoded by the coding sequence ATGACGCTGCGGTTGAACGATGATGACATCGTCGAAGCGGCGGAATTGATTTCCCGGTGGCTCGCGGAAGCTCGTTCGACCGTCGCGTTTTCCGGTGCCGGTATCAGCACGGAAAGCGGGATTCCCGATTTTCGATCACCGGGCGGTGTCTGGAGCCGCCACCGGACCGTGTACTTCGATGAATTCTGCCACAGCGCTGAGGCTCGCTACGAATACTGGCAGCAGAAAGCGGAAGCTCACCGCGACTTTGCCGCTGCCGTTCCGAACATTACTCATCAGACGCTGGCTGCCTGGGAATCCGCTCAGAAACTTCGCGGAATTGTGACCCAAAACATCGACGGCCTGCACCAGCAAGCCGGCAGCCGGAACGTTCTGGAATTACATGGCACCGCGCGCCGGATCGCGTGTCTGGACTGCGCCTGGCAGGAGGCGGCGGATTCGTGGGTTCAAAGGTTTCTTGCGGAAGACCGCGTCCCTGACTGCCCGGACTGTGGCGGCCGTCTGAAACACGCGACCGTGTCGTTCGGACAGTCACTGCCCGCGGACGTCCTGCAGGCTGCCGCGCGCTGGGCTCGCGAAGCCGATCTGTTTCTGACTCTGGGATCGTCGCTGGTTGTGGAACCCGCCGCCAGCCTTCCCCGCATCGCGAAGCAGTCCGGCGCTCATCTGGTGATTCTGAACCGCGACGAGACGCCGCTTGATTCCATCGCCGATCTCGTCGTCAACGCTCCGCTGGGAGCTGTGTTCCAGGCGATTTCGAATCTTTGTCAAGACTGA